In the Salmo trutta chromosome 33, fSalTru1.1, whole genome shotgun sequence genome, one interval contains:
- the matn3b gene encoding matrilin-3b isoform X4, with product MTSLIGGLVFCISFLALEVQATYRPFGGYHPRQHQADSPIVPRQTFQRSFQQQQPFQSVQQGQQHIGNVQQPAQLSQNQRTIDLGETHCKSRPLDLVFIIDSSRSVRPQEFEKVKIFLADMVDTLEIGADATRVAVVNYASTVKIEFLLKTHFDKPGLKAALARIESLAAGTMTGLAIKTAMEETFTEGSGARLTNKNIAKVAIIVTDGRPQDTVEEVAAAARAAGIEIYAVGVDRADMKSLRLMASLPLDEHVFYVETYGVIEKLTSKFRETLCGVDACALGHDCDHICVNNNSNNSYGCKCREGYTLNADKKTCSQDANEMSGNELSEDACMCEAQIAFQMKMQSTIKQLTNKLDDLSRKVTQFGGRR from the exons ATGACATCGTTAATCGGAGGACTCGTCTTTTGCATTTCCTTCCTTGCCCTGGAAGTCCAAGCAACATACCGACCTTTTGGAGGATACCATCCTCGGCAGCATCAGGCAGACAGCCCTATCGTGCCACGGCAAACGTTTCAGCGGAGCTTCCAACAGCAACAACCATTTCAGAGTGTTCAGCAAGGTCAGCAACATATTGGGAATGTTCAGCAACCAGCTCAGTTATCTCAGAATCAAAGAACTATTGATTTGGGAG AAACCCATTGCAAAAGCCGCCCCCTAGATCTGGTGTTCATCATCGACAGCTCCCGTAGCGTACGCCCCCAAGAATTTGAGAAGGTCAAAATCTTCTTGGCTGACATGGTCGACACCCTCGAGATTGGTGCAGACGCCACACGTGTGGCCGTTGTCAACTACGCTAGCACAGTGAAGATTGAGTTCCTGCTCAAGACGCACTTCGACAAGCCGGGCCTGAAAGCAGCGTTGGCGCGCATCGAATCCTTAGCGGCTGGCACCATGACGGGGCTAGCCATCAAGACGGCCATGGAGGAGACCTTCACCGAGGGATCGGGCGCCCGGCTAACCAACAAGAACATCGCCAAGGTGGCCATCATCGTGACGGACGGGCGGCCCCAGGACACGGTGGAGGAGGTGGCCGCCGCGGCGAGGGCGGCAGGCATCGAGATCTACGCAGTCGGGGTGGACAGGGCGGACATGAAGTCCCTGCGTCTCATGGCCAGTCTGCCATTGGACGAACACGTGTTCTACGTGGAGACCTACGGCGTCATCGAGAAGCTCACGTCCAAGTTCAGGGAGACCCTGTGTG GTGTGGACGCCTGTGCCCTGGGACACGACTGCGACCACATATgtgtcaacaacaacagcaacaactcGTACGGCTGCAAGTGTCGAGAAGGCTATACACTGAATGCAGACAAGAAAACATGCTCAC AGGACGCGAATGAGATGAGCGGGAATGAGCTGAGTGAAGACGCCTGTATGTGTGAGGCTCAGATTGCGTTCCAGATGAAGATGCAATCCACCATTAAGCAGCTGACCAACAAAC TTGATGACCTATCGAGGAAAGTGACCCAGTTTGGAGGCAGGCGTTGA
- the matn3b gene encoding matrilin-3b isoform X2 → MTSLIGGLVFCISFLALEVQATYRPFGGYHPRQHQADSPIVPRQTFQRSFQQQQPFQSVQQGQQHIGNVQQPAQLSQNQRTIDLGETHCKSRPLDLVFIIDSSRSVRPQEFEKVKIFLADMVDTLEIGADATRVAVVNYASTVKIEFLLKTHFDKPGLKAALARIESLAAGTMTGLAIKTAMEETFTEGSGARLTNKNIAKVAIIVTDGRPQDTVEEVAAAARAAGIEIYAVGVDRADMKSLRLMASLPLDEHVFYVETYGVIEKLTSKFRETLCGVDACALGHDCDHICVNNNSNNSYGCKCREGYTLNADKKTCSRSLQNQNQNQNQNQNQNQNQNQNQNQNGSGSNEDANEMSGNELSEDACMCEAQIAFQMKMQSTIKQLTNKLDDLSRKVTQFGGRR, encoded by the exons ATGACATCGTTAATCGGAGGACTCGTCTTTTGCATTTCCTTCCTTGCCCTGGAAGTCCAAGCAACATACCGACCTTTTGGAGGATACCATCCTCGGCAGCATCAGGCAGACAGCCCTATCGTGCCACGGCAAACGTTTCAGCGGAGCTTCCAACAGCAACAACCATTTCAGAGTGTTCAGCAAGGTCAGCAACATATTGGGAATGTTCAGCAACCAGCTCAGTTATCTCAGAATCAAAGAACTATTGATTTGGGAG AAACCCATTGCAAAAGCCGCCCCCTAGATCTGGTGTTCATCATCGACAGCTCCCGTAGCGTACGCCCCCAAGAATTTGAGAAGGTCAAAATCTTCTTGGCTGACATGGTCGACACCCTCGAGATTGGTGCAGACGCCACACGTGTGGCCGTTGTCAACTACGCTAGCACAGTGAAGATTGAGTTCCTGCTCAAGACGCACTTCGACAAGCCGGGCCTGAAAGCAGCGTTGGCGCGCATCGAATCCTTAGCGGCTGGCACCATGACGGGGCTAGCCATCAAGACGGCCATGGAGGAGACCTTCACCGAGGGATCGGGCGCCCGGCTAACCAACAAGAACATCGCCAAGGTGGCCATCATCGTGACGGACGGGCGGCCCCAGGACACGGTGGAGGAGGTGGCCGCCGCGGCGAGGGCGGCAGGCATCGAGATCTACGCAGTCGGGGTGGACAGGGCGGACATGAAGTCCCTGCGTCTCATGGCCAGTCTGCCATTGGACGAACACGTGTTCTACGTGGAGACCTACGGCGTCATCGAGAAGCTCACGTCCAAGTTCAGGGAGACCCTGTGTG GTGTGGACGCCTGTGCCCTGGGACACGACTGCGACCACATATgtgtcaacaacaacagcaacaactcGTACGGCTGCAAGTGTCGAGAAGGCTATACACTGAATGCAGACAAGAAAACATGCTCAC GTTCTTTGCAAAACCAAAACCAGAACCAGAACCAAAACCAAAACCAGAACCAAAACCAGAACCAGAACCAAAACCAAAATGGATCAGGTTCCAACG AGGACGCGAATGAGATGAGCGGGAATGAGCTGAGTGAAGACGCCTGTATGTGTGAGGCTCAGATTGCGTTCCAGATGAAGATGCAATCCACCATTAAGCAGCTGACCAACAAAC TTGATGACCTATCGAGGAAAGTGACCCAGTTTGGAGGCAGGCGTTGA
- the matn3b gene encoding matrilin-3b isoform X1, protein MTSLIGGLVFCISFLALEVQATYRPFGGYHPRQHQADSPIVPRQTFQRSFQQQQPFQSVQQGQQHIGNVQQPAQLSQNQRTIDLGETHCKSRPLDLVFIIDSSRSVRPQEFEKVKIFLADMVDTLEIGADATRVAVVNYASTVKIEFLLKTHFDKPGLKAALARIESLAAGTMTGLAIKTAMEETFTEGSGARLTNKNIAKVAIIVTDGRPQDTVEEVAAAARAAGIEIYAVGVDRADMKSLRLMASLPLDEHVFYVETYGVIEKLTSKFRETLCGVDACALGHDCDHICVNNNSNNSYGCKCREGYTLNADKKTCSPGSLQNQNQNQNQNQNQNQNQNQNQNQNGSGSNEDANEMSGNELSEDACMCEAQIAFQMKMQSTIKQLTNKLDDLSRKVTQFGGRR, encoded by the exons ATGACATCGTTAATCGGAGGACTCGTCTTTTGCATTTCCTTCCTTGCCCTGGAAGTCCAAGCAACATACCGACCTTTTGGAGGATACCATCCTCGGCAGCATCAGGCAGACAGCCCTATCGTGCCACGGCAAACGTTTCAGCGGAGCTTCCAACAGCAACAACCATTTCAGAGTGTTCAGCAAGGTCAGCAACATATTGGGAATGTTCAGCAACCAGCTCAGTTATCTCAGAATCAAAGAACTATTGATTTGGGAG AAACCCATTGCAAAAGCCGCCCCCTAGATCTGGTGTTCATCATCGACAGCTCCCGTAGCGTACGCCCCCAAGAATTTGAGAAGGTCAAAATCTTCTTGGCTGACATGGTCGACACCCTCGAGATTGGTGCAGACGCCACACGTGTGGCCGTTGTCAACTACGCTAGCACAGTGAAGATTGAGTTCCTGCTCAAGACGCACTTCGACAAGCCGGGCCTGAAAGCAGCGTTGGCGCGCATCGAATCCTTAGCGGCTGGCACCATGACGGGGCTAGCCATCAAGACGGCCATGGAGGAGACCTTCACCGAGGGATCGGGCGCCCGGCTAACCAACAAGAACATCGCCAAGGTGGCCATCATCGTGACGGACGGGCGGCCCCAGGACACGGTGGAGGAGGTGGCCGCCGCGGCGAGGGCGGCAGGCATCGAGATCTACGCAGTCGGGGTGGACAGGGCGGACATGAAGTCCCTGCGTCTCATGGCCAGTCTGCCATTGGACGAACACGTGTTCTACGTGGAGACCTACGGCGTCATCGAGAAGCTCACGTCCAAGTTCAGGGAGACCCTGTGTG GTGTGGACGCCTGTGCCCTGGGACACGACTGCGACCACATATgtgtcaacaacaacagcaacaactcGTACGGCTGCAAGTGTCGAGAAGGCTATACACTGAATGCAGACAAGAAAACATGCTCAC CAGGTTCTTTGCAAAACCAAAACCAGAACCAGAACCAAAACCAAAACCAGAACCAAAACCAGAACCAGAACCAAAACCAAAATGGATCAGGTTCCAACG AGGACGCGAATGAGATGAGCGGGAATGAGCTGAGTGAAGACGCCTGTATGTGTGAGGCTCAGATTGCGTTCCAGATGAAGATGCAATCCACCATTAAGCAGCTGACCAACAAAC TTGATGACCTATCGAGGAAAGTGACCCAGTTTGGAGGCAGGCGTTGA
- the matn3b gene encoding matrilin-3b isoform X3 has translation MTSLIGGLVFCISFLALEVQATYRPFGGYHPRQHQADSPIVPRQTFQRSFQQQQPFQSVQQETHCKSRPLDLVFIIDSSRSVRPQEFEKVKIFLADMVDTLEIGADATRVAVVNYASTVKIEFLLKTHFDKPGLKAALARIESLAAGTMTGLAIKTAMEETFTEGSGARLTNKNIAKVAIIVTDGRPQDTVEEVAAAARAAGIEIYAVGVDRADMKSLRLMASLPLDEHVFYVETYGVIEKLTSKFRETLCGVDACALGHDCDHICVNNNSNNSYGCKCREGYTLNADKKTCSPGSLQNQNQNQNQNQNQNQNQNQNQNQNGSGSNEDANEMSGNELSEDACMCEAQIAFQMKMQSTIKQLTNKLDDLSRKVTQFGGRR, from the exons ATGACATCGTTAATCGGAGGACTCGTCTTTTGCATTTCCTTCCTTGCCCTGGAAGTCCAAGCAACATACCGACCTTTTGGAGGATACCATCCTCGGCAGCATCAGGCAGACAGCCCTATCGTGCCACGGCAAACGTTTCAGCGGAGCTTCCAACAGCAACAACCATTTCAGAGTGTTCAGCAAG AAACCCATTGCAAAAGCCGCCCCCTAGATCTGGTGTTCATCATCGACAGCTCCCGTAGCGTACGCCCCCAAGAATTTGAGAAGGTCAAAATCTTCTTGGCTGACATGGTCGACACCCTCGAGATTGGTGCAGACGCCACACGTGTGGCCGTTGTCAACTACGCTAGCACAGTGAAGATTGAGTTCCTGCTCAAGACGCACTTCGACAAGCCGGGCCTGAAAGCAGCGTTGGCGCGCATCGAATCCTTAGCGGCTGGCACCATGACGGGGCTAGCCATCAAGACGGCCATGGAGGAGACCTTCACCGAGGGATCGGGCGCCCGGCTAACCAACAAGAACATCGCCAAGGTGGCCATCATCGTGACGGACGGGCGGCCCCAGGACACGGTGGAGGAGGTGGCCGCCGCGGCGAGGGCGGCAGGCATCGAGATCTACGCAGTCGGGGTGGACAGGGCGGACATGAAGTCCCTGCGTCTCATGGCCAGTCTGCCATTGGACGAACACGTGTTCTACGTGGAGACCTACGGCGTCATCGAGAAGCTCACGTCCAAGTTCAGGGAGACCCTGTGTG GTGTGGACGCCTGTGCCCTGGGACACGACTGCGACCACATATgtgtcaacaacaacagcaacaactcGTACGGCTGCAAGTGTCGAGAAGGCTATACACTGAATGCAGACAAGAAAACATGCTCAC CAGGTTCTTTGCAAAACCAAAACCAGAACCAGAACCAAAACCAAAACCAGAACCAAAACCAGAACCAGAACCAAAACCAAAATGGATCAGGTTCCAACG AGGACGCGAATGAGATGAGCGGGAATGAGCTGAGTGAAGACGCCTGTATGTGTGAGGCTCAGATTGCGTTCCAGATGAAGATGCAATCCACCATTAAGCAGCTGACCAACAAAC TTGATGACCTATCGAGGAAAGTGACCCAGTTTGGAGGCAGGCGTTGA